Proteins from a single region of Macrotis lagotis isolate mMagLag1 chromosome 2, bilby.v1.9.chrom.fasta, whole genome shotgun sequence:
- the CD7 gene encoding T-cell antigen CD7, with protein sequence MSQLLKLPLLFLLLSRIAANEEVKQFPPLIMAQEGDTINITCISSGPSLGVYLKRTAIMFMNILHFSERRELILNKEYMNRTFLSGSLKNLVITIINIQLNDTDVYTCENTALNNLLGSGTMVVVTEKKWEKESEDRNPENPQLWMILSVIFFFAGVALWPLLMIMKKWVYKFRKTQNVPCNVYEDMSYSNQRNTTCQNNQYS encoded by the exons ATGTCCCAGCTGCTGAAACTTCCACTTCTCTTCTTGCTTCTCTCCAGGATTGCAGCAAATGAAG AGGTGAAACAGTTTCCCCCACTTATCATGGCTCAAGAAGGGGACACAATCAATATCACCTGCATTTCCTCTGGACCATCACTTGGGGTCTACTTGAAGCGAACAGCTATCATGTTCATGAACATATTACATTTctcagaaagaagagaattaattttaaataaagagtACATGAACCGTACCTTCCTCTCTGGGTCCTTGAAGAATTTAGTGATCACAATAATCAATATACAACTGAATGACACTGATGTCTATACCTGTGAAAACACAGCCCTAAACAACCTCCTGGGAAGTGGCACCATGGTGGTAGTAACAG aaaagaaatgggaaaaagagtCTGAGGACAGAAACCCGGAGAATCCACAGCTGTGGATGATTTTGagtgtaatatttttctttgctgGAGTGGCTCTGTGGCCCCTGTTGATGATAATGAAGAAGTGG GTGTACAAATTCAGAAAGACTCAGAATGTACCATGTAATGTATATGAAGACATGTCGTACTCCAATCAACGCAATACTACCTGCCAGAACAATCAGTACAGCTAA